cctcAGTCAGGTCAGCCGGAGGCGAAAacggcggtgatgttgaCGGCCTTGTCTCTGTCTAGCCTTGGTCTGTTCTCTCTGGTCGTCGGGTAGGCAGGATGGGTGAGGACAGAAATCGAAAGAGATGGGAAGGGAATCAGGTCGACCTGATCAcgagcgagacgacggcgaggtgggATAAATGCAGATGGAGGACGGTAGGACAAGTAGAGGAGGGACAAAGCTTAAGCGTGGGATCGCAAAACGGGGATGCGAGACTTTTGTGGAGTCGAAGAGAGCGAGTGAAGTGTGAGGGAAATGGAGGATCCCGGGGGAGGCGCAAACCCGGGGACGCCTTTGGTTGGTTTGGTTGGGCCACGGACGTGGTGTGGAGGGACTttggcgacgatggtggGTTGAATAATCAGGCggcctggcgccgctgcaggcgggggggaggggggcaggAGACGGGCAGAGATGGAGCCTCCATGCTTGTTAGGTATGTTCCTGTAGTTATATCTGCAGGTGCTGGGCACCTGTTGCAGCGCCCCTCTCCAGCCCTGAAGGGCATCATCGATGTGGTCCAGGGCACATCAAGCGCTGCGGGGCCTTCCACAAGCGGGCGACACGGCGGGTCCGTCCCCTGCGACCTCGCTGGCAAGGTTGGGACAGGGCAGGCACTTTTTTGGCTGCGACGTTGGACCGACCTGAGGATggatgctgatgctggctcgcccgcggtagcgatgatgatggcggtgcATGAtgctcatcatcagcatGTACATTAACTCTTAAATGATGCCGACGGGTGCTACGGTGTTCCGTACtataggtacctagtaggtacgAAGCTACAGCCCTGTGCGCTCTGGGACGTGTGCTGCTCTGCCGCCATGAGCAGGTACCTGACCTTCCCACCAGCCCGAGGTGCTCGCTGACGAACACttcctcatcttcctccccctcgagcccgccaccgacgccacACGGGTTCGCATACCTAGCTACCACGAGTCAAGTGCAACTTCTCCGCCGAGCATCTCACAGACACGAGCCCTGACGACTATTGACATCACAGATGCCCCACGACGGGCCATCTGTCGGCGGAGTCGGCGCTTGCATTGCTGGCCCTGCATGCATGACAACGGTGCTCCGCCGACtcggccccagcgccgctcTGCACAGACAAACTCTATCACTAAAAATGCTTATCCTGGGGTGACAGCCCTTGGACTGCTTGAAATGGAAATGGACTGATGTCGgatctcgccctcgcccatgGCGGCCGTGCACGCCACGGTGGCGCGGGACTCCAGATGACGGGATACTAATGGCATCACCACTGCGGTCTGAACACGGCCGATGCGCGAGCCTGGGACGAGCGCATTGTCTGTCGTCAGCAGCCTTGGTGGAACAAGCGCTGCCTGTCGCTCGGTGGAGAATTCACACCGTCGTGAGGGTGCATCCGAGGTGGCACCTGCTGAGTGctgacctcgacgaggctcgAATCGGCACCCACGACTCCACGATCGAGACGCAGTCAGCAAGCTCCATCAACGCTCATAAGCGCAAATATTACACCGAGAAATTGCGCGTACGGGTGAAATCGCATCTTCCAGGGCTTCCAAGGACCTAGTTGAGTCTCGGGCGCACAATGTCTGACCGCCAAGCCAGCTCGCTGATACCTTTACCCCGGATTTCCGGCACTGGCGCCGACCTGCGGGGCTCACCAGGACAGGTTTCCAAGCCACTACTACCCGTATACTATACACGGTATTCTGTGGCTCCTTTGCGGCAGTCCGTTTATCTGGATTGTCCCGTTGTCCTCACCATCTGCAGCCTCTTAGGTGTCTTTGACCTTGGTTGATTGCGCTGCGAGTCTGATCGCAAAAGGTTGCGCGGTCGTACCTCGTGTCCACAGTTGGGCGGCACTCGCTGCATCTATGGAACCTCCCCCGCGATCTCGTCCGTTgccctggcctcggccagatCCCGGCTAGGTACCCCAGATTTTGGGCTTTCTTTTCCTCCAGGGGACAGTTTCGTCCCGTTCGTCGATTCGACGCTCGGCCTCCCTACCGCAGGGTCATATCCGAGATGATTTTCGCGAAGCGACACTGAAACGATCTCGCGAGCTGAAAAGCATGGCGGCTCGACATGATGAAACCGGAATTTGGGTCCCGAGACATCTCGCTGTTACGCTGTCCCGTTCAATTCGATGACGATAATAGGGAAGGCCAGGGCGACAGAGTTCGTTCCCAGCGCACTCGGGACAGCCACTATCCATGCAGAAGGCATGCCACATCGGTGGCTGATTATTGCCACAGTTGCAGCACAACCCACGCTACTGACCCTACTACATTTGCTTTCGAGGCCATTTTGCGTAGGTTAAACTTCGAAGATCCTCAGATCATCCTGCCAACATGCCTCCATCCCAACGTCTCATGGCACGCGCACGGCGAAAGACAGTCAGATGCCACCAGCGACAGTATGGTTCAACGAATGCAATCCGATGCCAAAGACGTCGGCCACGGAGGACATGAGCACATTGCTCCTTGCGGCAGATGAGTGAACAACTTCTGTCAGCAAGCTGCCAGGCAGTAATAGCAAAGCGCAGTGCAGAAGAGCACCACCGACGGCACTCCTCAGTTCAGTGTCACGGCCAGCACAAGGCTCCTGAAGAAAGAGGCTTGCGACAGTGGCAAGGGAATGGAGAGACACTTGTGCCTTTTTGGTCAGAGGCTTGTCGTTGTTCCCGAGCGGGCCCGAGGCTGTTGGCGAATTAGCGTCACTGCTGGCACTGCTTCCGTCCGTCCGGCCGAAGGGCGCTAGAGTGACCGATGCCTGACTACGTCGTCAAGTTGCGCCAGTGTttgtcgacgagcgccgcgagaTCGAACCATTTGCCTTGGAGGAGCGCCCGTAGTCGGggctacgtacgtacctactgTCCAAGTTCCCTAGACCCAGACCCCATAGGGGAACGGTCCGCTCATGCGCTCATGCACTCATACCGCACGCACAtactgcttctgctgcttgcttgctgctcgccgctggGGTCCGTGTGCTGTCCCAGCAGCACAAGCAAGCACCTTCTGCGCACTTAGGCCACCAGGCCAATGCAGGACCAGGTCGCAGCATCGCATTCCAACCTTGTTTGCACACGCAGGCGATCCCGCGCCACCGACCACGGCGGCAGTTGTTCTAAGTTGGCGAATTGGCCACGAGGTGGGCGGGATCCCCTCCATCTCAGCTGAAGTCGTCCTCCTCATTGGACGAGGATAGCCTCGGCCCTTGCTCGATTTGGGCATCTTCCATCAACCCGAGATATGCCACCACGTGGTCATGCGCGAGCAGACTCGATTTCTGCCAGGGCCCGTCAGTTCACGCCATGCACAGgctgcagtgcagtgcattTTTTTCAGGACGACATGGGGGAGGAAGCGCTTGCGGGAGAGATTGGGCCGACCCATGCGCACGAAGCACACCCTTCACAGGGACACCGACGCATCTTGTACGCACCTGTTCTTCGAGCGCCGTCACTgccgcctcgagcagctccatCTCAAGCTTCTTCAGCGCCCTGGCAGCCTCAATGCACTCCTCCCTCAGCAGGCCAGCAGCGACCAGCGGTCGAAGCTGGTCGTCTGGCGGCCCTGCTTTGACGCTGGCCAGCTGTTCCTCAATCTTCTCGGACAGCACCGCCACTGCGCGAAGCTTGTACACCTCGCAAAGCTCATGTCCCTGTATCAGTGTCTGGAAATCTCCGGCTTGATCTGTCACGTCATCTTCCTGCCACAACATTCTGAGCTGTCGGCCTCCTGTCGTGTCCTGCAGGACGCGGAAGCCGaggccgtcctcctcgttgaGGCACATGAGAAATACGAATTGACTGTCCCAAGTCAGGGTCTGGCCGTCGGGAGACAGCGACAGCTTCACGATCGGCGGGCCCTTGAAGACGTGTAGCTTTGCCTTGGCCAGCGGGTCATCCGGGAATGGCTCGAGATGCAACGTCATCTCGCGCACCATACTGCCTTGGTCGATAAAGCCGTAGCTGAAGAGCATCTcggcggctggcttggcGTCACCGTATGATATTGTCACTTCCTGCCCTGCCGATACTGTGCTACCCGGGCGCATCAACAGCACCACACCGCTGGTGCCGTCCGATTCGTAATATGTTGTCGGGCTGGCAGAGTGGTTCACCATGTCCAGGCCAGGTACCATGGCCTCTCCGATTTGTGGCAGCTCGAGGCACCGGGAGCGATACCATGCATCTGCCAGGACCCAGTCATCCAGAGATGTCTTGCCTGTCTCCCAGAGGAAAGAGTTCCAAAATGGTAGCGTCTCGGTCTTTTCCCGCAGCTCGTCAAACTCGTGGCTCAATGCCGCGAACTTGGCTCGTAGGGCCGTCTGTAGTTGTCAGTTTTCTGTAGTAAGGTTGCATACACAGTCTttcctcttcgccgcctgTCTTGATCCATCAGCTGCTCACCTCCAATGAAGTGCCATTCAGCAACATGCGCTCCGGCTCAGACCACATGGTAGGAACTGGAATGGGGCGGGGCAAGAAACGAATGTACTCGGTCCACGGCGTGGAGGGGATGCCCTTGGACACGGCGGTGCCTCGCCTGGAGTGGACCAGGTGGCAGAGCAGATACAGCATGACGTCCTTGCGTGTGGACTAGGGCAACGGTCAGAGAAGGCACGAGTTACAGGGCGTTACCGATTCGCACCTGATGTCCAGCTgtctcgaggagctgcttgaAGCTCTGGTCCACTTTGGAATACTCGTCGACAGCCTCGGCAGAGAGGACCAGGTCTTGGGGTATCCTCATCAGGGGGGACGCATTGCCGCCCTCAGAGGGCCCCAGATCCCCGTCCACCACAAGGCCGAACCCCTTGTCCTTCGTCTGCTGCAGCTTGACACCCGAGAATGTCACATCGTTCAGCAGCGCCCACGCCGGAAAGGCATCGAGGGGGAgctgaggcggcgaggtcatGCCGCGCTGCTGACCATTGATGCCGCGGAGGACAAGAGCGGACTGGCCGATGACTGTTCGGCGGCTTGCGTGCTCGGAAATGGGTGACGGGAATTTGTGAGCTACGTATCGCGACGGCAAATCGGGGGTGCGGTGCAGGAGACACGGAGCGAGATCCGAGGCGCTTCGGCGGACAGATCCGGACGGCAAGGGTTACTTTGGGGTAGTAACTTGGGTAGTAGACGGTTTGACAGTCGAGCTTCCCGTCGGTTCCGCTGCCCTGAGTGTCCACGGCGGGACCCCTACAGCGACCCACCGTCCTGCTGCGGGAGCCCACTACAAGTACCTTATCCAACCTGGGCTTTCCACTGGGGGCTACGTCTCTTTAGCGGCCGGGAAGAATTGGATGGATCCAATGCCACTGGAGTCCTGGACAGTGGGTAGGGGCATCTATCATTTGATGGCGGGGCAGCTCAAGTTGAGGCTGCgggctgcctgcccctcACCTCAGCCTTGTCCGCTTTCGCCTCGCCGTGCGTGCAGTGGGTGCTGGAAATTTTGCGACGACATGCGACGCCGTCCCGCGATACACTATATACGGcaccccgtccgccgcccaAGTCGAGTCGACGACAACTCCAAATGATCGATCCGCGCGAGGGCTCACAGCTGCCGTCCCCCCTCTGAGCTCACCCCTTCCCTTTGCGCCTGACCGCCTGGCGCccggcccctccccgccaTGCCTCGAGATCCGCTCATCGGGCTCGTGGGGAAGCCGTCGGCCGGGAAGAGCACCATGCTCAACAGCCTGACCGACGCTTCCTCCAAAGTCGGTTGGTTTTTTCCCATAGTGCCAGGGAGCGACCGGCCCCGAGCCTGCCTGTTGCGCGACGAGTAGCTAATATCGACTGACCCttttctcccccccctttaCAGGCAACTTTCCGTACGTGCTGTCGCAACCCATCCACTTcgcccgtcaccaccgtAAACGCCGGATCGAGACGAAAAGACTgacacggccacggccggcagGTTCACAACGATCGACCCGCAGCGGGCGATAGGCTACCTACAGATCGactgcgcgtgcgcgcggtACAAGGTCTCGGACCGGTGCAAGCCCAACTACGGCGCgtgcgtcgacggccgtcgcTCCGTGCccatcgagctgctcgacgtcgcggggCTGGTCCCCGGCGCGCACCAGGGCCGCGGCCTGGGCAACaagttcctcgacgacctgcgccacgccgacgccctgatACATGTCGTGGACGCCTCGggcaccgtcgacgccgagggcaaggagacgCGCGGCTATGACCCCTCCGTCGACATCGCCTGGCTTCGCAGCGAGGTCGTGGCTTGGATCCTCGGCAACCTGATGCAGCGATGGGGGTCCGTCCGCCGCAGGCACATGGCCGTCAAGGCCTCGGCCGTGGACACGCTGCAGGGCCAGTTCTCCGGCTACGGCGCCACGCAGACGGTCATCAACCGCACGCTCGACCGCTCAGGCGTCAGGGAGCCGCTCGAGGACTGGTCCGACGCGACGGTCGAGCATATCGTCAACAGCTTCGTCGACGAAAAGTTCCCCACCGTCATCGCGCTCAACAAGATCGACCACCCGGACGCGGACAAGAACATCTCCAAGATTGCCAAGATGCAGGGCCCCAAGACCATCGTCCTGTGCTCGGCCATCTCGGAGATCTTTTTGCGCAAGATGGCCAAGCAGGGGTACATCAAGTacgtcgagggcagcgagtTCATCGACACGCGGGAGGACCTCGTGGAGCAGGGCGAcccgacgggcggcgacctcaaggagctggacgagAAGAACCGCAACCGGATCGAGAACCTCAAGGACATGGTGCTGTACAGGTTCGGGTCCACGGGCGTCGTCCAGGTCCtatcgcgggcggcggacctACTCGGCCTGGTGCCCGTCTTCCCCGTCAGGAACACGACGACCTTTGGCTCCGGCGCCAGCGAGTCCAAGTTCGTCTTCAGGGATTGCGTGCTGGTGAAGAAGGGGTCGAcggtcggcgacgtggccaaGAAGGTCATGGGCGACGCGCCCATCGCgttcgtcgagggcgcgggcaaTCTGAGggtggccgaggacgacattgtcgccgtcgggAAGAACGATGTGAGCTGCGAGCCATGCCCTTGCTGCTTGCCGCGGACGAGTACTGACCATGCTTTTTTTCTCTTAGGTCTTATCGTTTAAAGTCGGGCGGGCTTAATCTAGAATCACATCCAACACTACGAACATAACCTCCTCAACCACGACGACTAACTACAATATGCCTGCATATTTTGAGCATCGCATATCGCCATGTCtgcacacacatacacacgcCCACACATCGATCAGGCTCCGCAAATATACATTTGTATCATTATTCTACAGTCCGCAACTCGTAGAGCACACCGTGACGGGCCTTCCAATACCAATTACTGAAGCAAATGGTACTCTCTCGCCC
Above is a genomic segment from Purpureocillium takamizusanense chromosome 2, complete sequence containing:
- a CDS encoding uncharacterized protein (EggNog:ENOG503NXT6~COG:S) encodes the protein MTSPPQLPLDAFPAWALLNDVTFSGVKLQQTKDKGFGLVVDGDLGPSEGGNASPLMRIPQDLVLSAEAVDEYSKVDQSFKQLLETAGHQSTRKDVMLYLLCHLVHSRRGTAVSKGIPSTPWTEYIRFLPRPIPVPTMWSEPERMLLNGTSLETALRAKFAALSHEFDELREKTETLPFWNSFLWETGKTSLDDWVLADAWYRSRCLELPQIGEAMVPGLDMVNHSASPTTYYESDGTSGVVLLMRPGSTVSAGQEVTISYGDAKPAAEMLFSYGFIDQGSMVREMTLHLEPFPDDPLAKAKLHVFKGPPIVKLSLSPDGQTLTWDSQFVFLMCLNEEDGLGFRVLQDTTGGRQLRMLWQEDDVTDQAGDFQTLIQGHELCEVYKLRAVAVLSEKIEEQLASVKAGPPDDQLRPLVAAGLLREECIEAARALKKLEMELLEAAVTALEEQVRTRCVGVPVKGVLRAHGSAQSLPQALPPPCRPEKNALHCSLCMA
- a CDS encoding uncharacterized protein (COG:J~EggNog:ENOG503NXUH), with the translated sequence MPRDPLIGLVGKPSAGKSTMLNSLTDASSKVGNFPFTTIDPQRAIGYLQIDCACARYKVSDRCKPNYGACVDGRRSVPIELLDVAGLVPGAHQGRGLGNKFLDDLRHADALIHVVDASGTVDAEGKETRGYDPSVDIAWLRSEVVAWILGNLMQRWGSVRRRHMAVKASAVDTLQGQFSGYGATQTVINRTLDRSGVREPLEDWSDATVEHIVNSFVDEKFPTVIALNKIDHPDADKNISKIAKMQGPKTIVLCSAISEIFLRKMAKQGYIKYVEGSEFIDTREDLVEQGDPTGGDLKELDEKNRNRIENLKDMVLYRFGSTGVVQVLSRAADLLGLVPVFPVRNTTTFGSGASESKFVFRDCVLVKKGSTVGDVAKKVMGDAPIAFVEGAGNLRVAEDDIVAVGKNDVLSFKVGRA
- a CDS encoding uncharacterized protein (EggNog:ENOG503NXT6~COG:S) → MTSPPQLPLDAFPAWALLNDVTFSGVKLQQTKDKGFGLVVDGDLGPSEGGNASPLMRIPQDLVLSAEAVDEYSKVDQSFKQLLETAGHQSTRKDVMLYLLCHLVHSRRGTAVSKGIPSTPWTEYIRFLPRPIPVPTMWSEPERMLLNGTSLETALRAKFAALSHEFDELREKTETLPFWNSFLWETGKTSLDDWVLADAWYRSRCLELPQIGEAMVPGLDMVNHSASPTTYYESDGTSGVVLLMRPGSTVSAGQEVTISYGDAKPAAEMLFSYGFIDQGSMVREMTLHLEPFPDDPLAKAKLHVFKGPPIVKLSLSPDGQTLTWDSQFVFLMCLNEEDGLGFRVLQDTTGGRQLRMLWQEDDVTDQAGDFQTLIQGHELCEVYKLRAVAVLSEKIEEQLASVKAGPPDDQLRPLVAAGLLREECIEAARALKKLEMELLEAAVTALEEQKSSLLAHDHVVAYLGLMEDAQIEQGPRLSSSNEEDDFS